One genomic segment of Kiritimatiella glycovorans includes these proteins:
- a CDS encoding RHS repeat domain-containing protein → MSRSTGYVFDDMNRMVRIDYPNATQAGFDHDNNGNVTLFFNENAEVAFAYDEMNRLAASTQSVSSVNFVVQNSFDLNGNRTNITYPGGLVVSYSFDEDNRLTSASAKNANGTYTFSFGYDGASRLTGISYPNGINATVGYDAESRVTNYVHGTVLNHVITRDLRGFKTREDIYAGLIPSFTNGLRQTRAHNDADQLLSAGDEDYAYDANGNLTNASGTTYEWDYDNRLLRFGHTEYSYDASGGRVERVENGTTNFFVLDYADPLKRPLAEVDGAGTITQYYIWRPAGLLAHIEANGAVYYYHQNEQGSTLALTDTNAAVVAQYAYSPHGEILQKTGSVETPYTFIGGFGVRAENSDTYYMLNRYYSVSQRRFLSIDPAGIDSFANLYVYGNLNPLFGVDPTGLLTVFVHGTYSDSSTFNQATRNIYAETFNDQNQISFEWSGMNNTLARKIAGRRLAGNINEYRTQYPNEPITIVSHSHGGNVAFEASKRAGIDNLVTLGTPARTFTHNPNESNIGEWYNVYSHGDKVQVSGGGLFQPFFQEAGPAGRTFSGAHNIETKHSSGWVQTHLDLTGRVGADAVGNYMNRPAK, encoded by the coding sequence ATGAGCCGTTCCACCGGCTATGTTTTTGATGACATGAACCGGATGGTTCGGATTGATTATCCGAATGCAACACAGGCCGGTTTCGACCACGACAACAACGGAAACGTAACACTCTTCTTCAATGAGAATGCAGAGGTTGCTTTTGCATATGATGAGATGAACCGACTCGCCGCTTCGACCCAATCTGTGTCTTCTGTGAATTTTGTGGTTCAAAATTCGTTCGATTTGAACGGCAATCGAACAAACATCACCTATCCGGGTGGCCTTGTTGTCAGTTACTCATTTGATGAGGATAATCGTCTGACATCGGCTTCCGCTAAAAATGCGAATGGCACATACACCTTTTCTTTCGGATATGATGGAGCATCGCGGTTGACCGGCATTTCCTATCCGAACGGAATCAATGCAACGGTTGGTTATGATGCAGAAAGCCGCGTCACCAACTATGTTCACGGAACCGTTTTGAACCACGTAATTACTCGTGATTTGCGAGGTTTCAAAACCCGTGAGGATATTTATGCCGGACTGATTCCAAGCTTTACGAATGGCTTGCGCCAGACTCGTGCGCACAACGATGCCGATCAGCTTCTTTCGGCAGGTGATGAAGATTACGCCTATGATGCGAATGGAAACCTCACCAACGCCAGCGGAACGACGTATGAATGGGATTATGACAACCGCCTGCTCCGTTTCGGCCACACGGAATACAGTTATGATGCTTCCGGTGGACGGGTTGAACGCGTCGAAAATGGAACAACCAACTTCTTCGTGCTCGACTATGCCGATCCCTTGAAACGACCGCTTGCCGAGGTAGATGGTGCGGGAACTATCACACAATATTATATCTGGAGACCCGCCGGATTATTGGCGCACATTGAGGCAAACGGCGCGGTTTATTATTATCACCAAAACGAGCAGGGTTCCACATTGGCGCTCACCGATACCAATGCAGCCGTTGTTGCTCAGTATGCCTACAGCCCGCACGGAGAAATTCTTCAGAAAACCGGTTCAGTTGAAACGCCCTATACGTTCATTGGCGGCTTCGGCGTACGTGCTGAAAACAGCGACACATACTATATGCTCAATCGCTACTACTCCGTTTCTCAGCGCCGCTTCCTTTCGATCGACCCCGCTGGCATCGACAGTTTTGCCAACCTCTATGTTTACGGGAACCTGAATCCTTTGTTTGGCGTAGACCCAACTGGGTTGTTGACCGTTTTCGTTCATGGAACCTATTCGGACAGCTCGACGTTTAATCAGGCTACGAGAAATATTTATGCGGAAACATTTAATGATCAAAATCAAATTTCATTTGAGTGGAGCGGCATGAACAACACCCTTGCAAGAAAAATTGCAGGGCGGCGACTGGCAGGAAATATTAACGAATACCGCACACAGTATCCAAATGAACCCATAACCATTGTTTCCCATAGTCACGGAGGAAATGTTGCATTTGAGGCCAGTAAACGAGCTGGCATTGACAATCTGGTTACGCTAGGAACCCCAGCAAGGACATTTACTCACAATCCGAACGAGTCCAATATTGGTGAGTGGTACAATGTCTATTCCCATGGGGACAAGGTTCAGGTTTCAGGTGGCGGTTTGTTCCAGCCTTTTTTCCAGGAAGCAGGTCCGGCAGGTCGTACATTTAGTGGTGCCCATAACATTGAAACAAAGCACTCTTCTGGATGGGTACAAACACACCTTGATCTCACAGGACGCGTGGGTGCTGATGCCGTCGGAAACTACATGAATAGGCCTGCAAAATGA
- the argS gene encoding arginine--tRNA ligase, whose amino-acid sequence MNSSETVAWLWATRLFIGNGKPVIIDYSSPNVAKPMHIGHIRSTVIGNAIDRLYRALGYNVIADNHLGDWGTQFGLIILGYREFADQEALKTAPVEELERIYVESYNRSKDDDTWRDRAKAELVKLQKGDPENRKLWSTFIELTLGEFNRIYKRLDVSFDLYRGESFYNDDLAKVIEQLEEKKLCGESDGALICNLEDDGLAVAIVRKSDGGYNYTTTDIATVISRTEEFQPSEIIYVTDERQQLHFKQFFHICKQLGIETKLTHVWFGLMRLPEATFSTREGNVIKLEALLDEAEARALDVVKASSPDMDEAQQKEVARAVGIGAIKYTDLSQNPQSLVTFTWEKALAMDGNSAPYLQYAYARIASVRDKYAEKFPETNPDDFPIILTEEQERRLALKLTRFPAAVATAARLHRPSVMADYLYDLSQAYSSFYQNVPFLRADEGPRESRIRLCTLTAAILKKGLSLLGIETPERI is encoded by the coding sequence TTGAACTCGTCGGAGACGGTCGCATGGCTGTGGGCAACTCGCCTCTTCATTGGAAACGGCAAACCCGTCATCATCGACTACTCCAGCCCCAACGTCGCCAAGCCGATGCACATCGGCCACATCCGCTCCACCGTCATCGGCAATGCCATCGACCGCCTCTATCGCGCCCTCGGATACAACGTCATTGCCGACAATCACCTCGGCGACTGGGGCACCCAGTTCGGCCTCATCATCCTCGGCTACCGCGAATTCGCCGATCAGGAAGCATTAAAGACCGCGCCGGTCGAAGAGCTCGAACGCATCTACGTGGAAAGCTACAACCGCTCCAAAGACGACGACACCTGGCGCGACCGCGCCAAAGCCGAGCTCGTAAAACTCCAGAAAGGTGACCCCGAAAACCGCAAACTCTGGTCAACATTCATCGAACTCACCCTCGGCGAATTCAACAGGATCTACAAACGCCTCGACGTCTCCTTCGACCTCTACCGCGGCGAAAGTTTTTATAACGACGACCTCGCCAAAGTCATCGAACAGCTCGAAGAGAAAAAACTCTGCGGAGAGTCCGACGGAGCGCTCATCTGCAACCTCGAAGACGACGGCCTCGCCGTGGCCATCGTCCGCAAATCCGACGGCGGCTACAACTACACCACCACCGACATCGCCACTGTCATTTCACGCACCGAAGAGTTCCAACCTTCGGAAATCATCTACGTCACCGACGAACGCCAGCAGCTCCACTTCAAACAGTTCTTCCACATCTGCAAACAGCTCGGCATCGAAACCAAACTTACCCACGTCTGGTTCGGCCTCATGCGCCTGCCCGAGGCCACCTTCTCCACCCGCGAAGGCAACGTCATTAAACTCGAAGCGCTGCTCGACGAAGCCGAGGCCCGCGCCCTCGACGTCGTCAAAGCCTCCAGCCCCGACATGGACGAAGCGCAGCAGAAAGAAGTCGCCCGCGCCGTCGGCATCGGCGCCATCAAATACACCGACCTCAGCCAGAACCCGCAGAGCCTCGTCACCTTCACCTGGGAAAAAGCACTCGCCATGGACGGCAACTCCGCGCCCTACCTGCAATACGCCTACGCGCGCATCGCTTCGGTTCGTGACAAGTACGCCGAAAAATTCCCGGAGACGAATCCCGACGACTTCCCGATCATTCTGACCGAAGAGCAGGAACGCCGCCTCGCGCTCAAACTCACGCGCTTCCCCGCCGCCGTTGCAACCGCCGCGCGGCTGCACCGCCCCAGCGTCATGGCCGACTACCTCTACGATCTGAGTCAGGCCTACAGCTCCTTCTACCAGAACGTCCCCTTCCTCAGAGCCGACGAAGGCCCGCGCGAAAGCCGCATCCGCCTGTGCACCCTCACAGCCGCCATCCTGAAAAAGGGCCTCTCGCTGCTCGGCATCGAAACGCCGGAAAGAATTTAG
- a CDS encoding helix-turn-helix transcriptional regulator, translated as MERCEAVRATYQTFDGRVSEYELHPYHLLAYHGNWYLMAWNAEKGRVATFALSRFRRIAATGQGYTRAAEFSPETYARQAFGIVGGEKPIKVRLLFEPKLAVYITERQWHPTQEFRTRRDGRVEMRLETTGRKELVRWVLSWMPDVKVLAPKSLRARIAEKLRDGLRAQQ; from the coding sequence GTGGAACGCTGCGAGGCGGTCCGGGCGACGTACCAGACCTTCGACGGGCGCGTATCCGAGTACGAACTGCACCCCTACCACCTGCTCGCCTACCATGGGAACTGGTACCTGATGGCGTGGAACGCGGAGAAGGGGCGTGTGGCGACGTTCGCCCTGTCGCGGTTCCGGCGGATCGCGGCGACGGGACAGGGTTACACGCGAGCGGCCGAGTTCAGCCCCGAGACATACGCCCGGCAGGCGTTCGGCATCGTGGGCGGCGAGAAGCCGATCAAGGTCCGGCTGCTTTTCGAGCCGAAACTGGCCGTGTACATCACCGAACGGCAGTGGCACCCCACCCAGGAGTTCCGAACGCGCCGGGACGGCCGTGTCGAGATGCGGCTGGAGACGACAGGACGCAAGGAACTGGTACGCTGGGTCCTGTCCTGGATGCCCGACGTGAAAGTGCTCGCCCCGAAGAGCCTGCGGGCTCGGATCGCGGAAAAGCTTCGGGATGGACTACGAGCACAGCAATGA
- a CDS encoding helix-turn-helix transcriptional regulator, with amino-acid sequence MKAGSRPQYYRIRRMVQMVREGAETGYLPNSSDFMKEFEVSRRTVARDLDFLRDEENAPLAYDEARHGFRLTDETYMLPPVRISRREAFSFALARKLLAHYEDTPLHLDMRSVLDKIAESLEGDVTIEPDPSSPSATPWQAGSVSTSASCPRTGCGSIPMYGRSWLDAWNAARRSGRRTRPSTGAYPSTNCTPTTCSPTMGTGT; translated from the coding sequence ATGAAGGCAGGCTCCAGACCCCAGTATTACCGCATCCGGCGCATGGTCCAGATGGTGCGCGAGGGCGCAGAGACCGGCTATCTGCCGAACAGCAGCGACTTCATGAAGGAGTTCGAGGTGTCGCGCCGGACCGTGGCGCGGGATCTGGACTTCCTGCGCGACGAGGAGAACGCCCCGCTGGCCTACGACGAGGCCCGGCATGGTTTCCGGCTCACGGACGAAACCTACATGTTGCCACCGGTGCGGATCAGCCGCCGGGAGGCGTTCAGCTTCGCGCTTGCCCGCAAGCTCCTTGCCCATTACGAGGACACACCACTCCACCTGGACATGCGCTCGGTGCTGGATAAAATTGCCGAGTCGCTGGAGGGCGATGTGACCATCGAACCGGACCCGTCTTCGCCTTCGGCTACGCCGTGGCAGGCTGGCTCAGTGAGCACGTCGGCGTCCTGCCCGAGGACCGGGTGCGGATCGATCCCGATGTATGGGCGAAGTTGGCTGGATGCGTGGAACGCTGCGAGGCGGTCCGGGCGACGTACCAGACCTTCGACGGGCGCGTATCCGAGTACGAACTGCACCCCTACCACCTGCTCGCCTACCATGGGAACTGGTACCTGA
- a CDS encoding transposase zinc-binding domain-containing protein: MVDQVYRPRRPKASPLWQCLSGHFDAFLELYEEQYQPRYGFLRPIIPEVVNKFLDCGDLERGFARVRCDDCKHEYLLAFSCKGRWFCPSCHLPAPKRLRQAGQKKVQLFGALVTETILFPVPHRHFTFALPKMLRIYFRHDRDLLKDLCRLAHECLLEYLRTTLNLTEGLPGIVMAIHTFGEYLDFHPHLHALVADGLFVRSGLFYVLPDVSLKPLEELFRARVITFLVDKGLLPPERANMLRGWVHSGFNVHRSRRVLPDEREDLERLAQYIIRNPFAVEKMQVSPPNRANLVNDNYMAPSATTTLPHVDGAGGPRVSGV, encoded by the coding sequence ATGGTGGATCAAGTCTATCGTCCGCGCCGGCCCAAGGCATCGCCCCTGTGGCAATGCCTTTCCGGGCATTTCGACGCGTTTCTGGAGCTATACGAGGAACAATACCAGCCCCGGTACGGCTTCCTGCGCCCCATCATCCCGGAGGTCGTCAACAAGTTCCTCGACTGCGGCGACCTGGAGCGCGGCTTCGCCCGCGTGCGCTGCGACGACTGCAAGCATGAATACCTGCTCGCCTTCTCCTGCAAAGGGCGCTGGTTCTGCCCCTCGTGCCACCTGCCTGCGCCGAAGCGGCTTCGGCAGGCAGGCCAGAAGAAAGTCCAGCTCTTCGGCGCGCTTGTCACCGAGACCATCCTGTTCCCAGTACCCCACCGGCACTTCACCTTCGCCCTGCCCAAGATGTTGCGCATCTACTTCCGCCACGACCGCGACCTGCTCAAGGACCTGTGCCGTCTGGCGCACGAGTGCCTGCTCGAATACCTGCGCACCACGCTCAATCTAACCGAGGGCCTGCCCGGCATCGTCATGGCGATCCACACCTTCGGCGAATACCTGGACTTCCACCCGCACCTGCACGCACTCGTTGCCGACGGCCTGTTCGTGCGCTCGGGCCTGTTCTATGTCCTGCCCGATGTCAGCCTCAAGCCGCTGGAGGAATTGTTCCGGGCTCGGGTCATCACGTTTCTGGTGGACAAGGGGCTTCTGCCGCCCGAGCGGGCGAACATGCTGCGCGGCTGGGTACATTCCGGGTTCAACGTGCATCGCAGCCGACGCGTGCTGCCCGACGAGCGTGAAGACCTGGAGCGCCTGGCCCAGTACATCATCCGCAACCCCTTCGCCGTGGAGAAGATGCAGGTCAGCCCGCCGAACCGAGCCAATCTCGTCAACGACAACTACATGGCCCCGTCGGCGACAACTACACTTCCCCATGTTGACGGGGCTGGTGGGCCCCGGGTTTCCGGGGTTTGA
- the istB gene encoding IS21-like element helper ATPase IstB translates to MTTPASLAMTLRALRLPDVLNEYERLAAEATQEQWTYERYLAAVMESELHARGERRTQRLLKRSGLPDGKSLDTLNLKLLPTKVQRQIPALVDGGFVERAENVLAFGLPGRGKTHLLTAIGRELVLRHGTTVLFTTAFHLVQKLLTAKRDLAIEALLKKLDRFEVVILDDIGYVQQSREEMEVLFTFLSERYERRSLMISSNLVFSEWDKIFKDPMTTAAAIDRVVHHSTILELNGESYRARKAGERNRKR, encoded by the coding sequence ATGACCACGCCCGCCTCTCTGGCCATGACATTGCGTGCCCTCCGGTTGCCGGACGTGTTGAACGAATACGAGCGACTGGCTGCGGAGGCCACGCAGGAACAGTGGACGTACGAGCGCTACCTGGCCGCGGTGATGGAGAGCGAACTGCATGCGCGGGGCGAACGGCGCACGCAGCGGCTGCTGAAACGCTCCGGCCTGCCCGACGGCAAGTCGCTGGACACGCTGAACCTGAAGCTGCTTCCGACCAAGGTGCAGCGTCAGATCCCGGCGCTGGTGGACGGCGGTTTCGTCGAACGGGCCGAGAACGTCCTGGCGTTCGGCTTACCCGGACGCGGCAAGACGCATCTGCTGACCGCGATCGGGCGCGAACTGGTGCTGCGACACGGCACGACGGTGTTGTTTACCACGGCGTTCCACCTGGTGCAGAAGCTACTCACCGCCAAGCGCGACTTGGCGATCGAAGCGCTGCTGAAGAAGCTCGACCGCTTCGAGGTGGTCATCCTCGATGACATCGGTTACGTGCAGCAGAGCCGTGAGGAAATGGAGGTGTTGTTCACCTTCCTGTCCGAGAGATACGAGCGGCGCAGCCTGATGATCTCATCCAACTTGGTCTTCAGTGAGTGGGACAAGATCTTCAAGGACCCGATGACTACTGCGGCGGCCATTGATCGGGTGGTGCATCATTCCACTATCCTGGAACTCAACGGCGAAAGTTACCGCGCCCGGAAGGCGGGCGAACGGAATCGAAAACGATGA
- the istA gene encoding IS21 family transposase produces the protein MVTPDRKVRKLMEEYERTGNVSKAALRADLDRKTAQKYLRCGKLPSEMPVERRWRTREDPFAEDWEECRLMFEGCPELEAKTVFEWLCRERAGKYQEGQLRTFQRRVREWRALSGPEQEVYFAQEHRPGVRMSTDFTHMDRLGITIAGEPFDHQLCHNVLTYSNWEWASICHSESLVALRTGIQNALTRLGRVPAEHWMDHSSAATHRPAEASGEPRAYNRAYLELMDHFEMVPRLIQVDSPHENGDVESLNGALKRRIEQHLLLRGSRDFASRAAYEQFLHGVLQRVNETRRVRLAEEFKHMRALDVDRLPEYTEYRCVVRSWGTINVKRRIYSVPSRLIGYTVTVHRYAEHIEVFYGGVRQLTAPWLRDEHAHHINYRHVIGSLVRKPGAFRNYRFRADLFPSSAFQWAYETLCAAVNDRTAEREYLQILKHAATTMECEVEAALCGLRDRGEIPRLDVVLSACPRPMPTLSEHAPLPVDLAAYDELLAPEEVCA, from the coding sequence ATGGTCACCCCGGACCGGAAAGTGAGGAAGCTGATGGAAGAATACGAAAGGACAGGGAACGTGTCCAAGGCTGCGTTGCGGGCCGATCTGGACCGTAAGACGGCGCAGAAGTACCTGAGGTGCGGGAAACTGCCCTCAGAGATGCCGGTTGAGCGCAGGTGGCGTACCCGGGAGGACCCGTTCGCGGAGGACTGGGAAGAGTGCCGACTGATGTTCGAGGGCTGCCCGGAGCTGGAGGCCAAGACGGTGTTCGAGTGGCTGTGCCGGGAGCGGGCGGGTAAGTATCAGGAGGGTCAACTGCGGACGTTTCAGCGGCGGGTACGTGAATGGCGAGCGCTTTCGGGGCCCGAGCAGGAGGTGTACTTCGCGCAGGAGCACCGGCCGGGCGTGCGGATGTCCACAGACTTCACGCACATGGACCGGCTGGGGATCACGATCGCCGGGGAACCGTTCGACCACCAGTTGTGTCACAACGTGCTGACCTACTCGAACTGGGAATGGGCCAGCATCTGCCATAGCGAAAGCCTGGTGGCGCTGCGTACGGGGATTCAGAACGCGCTGACGCGGCTGGGCCGTGTGCCGGCGGAGCACTGGATGGATCATTCGAGCGCAGCGACCCACCGGCCGGCGGAGGCCAGCGGAGAACCGCGGGCGTACAACCGCGCCTACCTGGAGCTGATGGATCACTTCGAGATGGTTCCCCGTCTGATCCAAGTGGACAGTCCCCATGAGAACGGGGATGTGGAGTCGCTGAACGGCGCCCTGAAGCGTCGGATCGAGCAACACCTGTTGTTGCGCGGGTCGCGGGACTTCGCCAGCCGGGCGGCGTATGAGCAGTTCCTTCATGGCGTGCTTCAGCGGGTGAACGAGACGCGGCGCGTCCGCCTGGCCGAAGAGTTCAAACACATGCGGGCGCTCGACGTGGACCGGCTGCCGGAATACACGGAGTATCGGTGCGTTGTACGCAGTTGGGGCACTATCAACGTGAAGCGCCGGATCTACTCGGTACCCAGCCGGCTGATCGGGTACACGGTGACGGTGCATCGCTACGCGGAACACATCGAGGTGTTCTACGGGGGCGTGCGCCAGCTCACTGCGCCATGGCTGCGGGATGAACACGCGCACCACATCAACTATCGCCATGTGATCGGTTCATTGGTGCGCAAGCCCGGGGCGTTCCGGAACTACCGGTTCCGTGCTGACCTGTTTCCGTCCTCCGCGTTCCAGTGGGCGTACGAGACACTGTGCGCGGCGGTCAACGATCGGACTGCGGAACGGGAATACCTGCAGATCCTCAAGCACGCGGCCACCACGATGGAATGTGAGGTGGAAGCGGCACTGTGCGGCTTGCGCGACCGCGGGGAGATCCCGCGCCTGGACGTGGTGCTTTCGGCGTGTCCGCGTCCGATGCCGACGTTGTCGGAGCATGCGCCGTTGCCGGTGGATCTGGCCGCCTATGACGAACTGCTGGCGCCGGAGGAGGTGTGCGCATGA
- a CDS encoding transposase, whose amino-acid sequence MIYRSGLNPKIQRNFEVFSPCDFIAAITQHIPDKSFQLVRYYGWYSNKMRGQRDKRTAEEAKGAGLGVQVIDVSEHKPRRIPSAKWRELIKKVWEADPLLCPKCQKEMRIVALINERDVIERILRHLGLWQQGVRVSPARAPPEIAEWVIEPCYDDPFPDYDTEPVMIYANA is encoded by the coding sequence GTGATCTACCGCTCAGGCCTCAACCCGAAGATTCAGCGCAACTTCGAGGTCTTCTCGCCCTGCGACTTCATCGCCGCCATCACCCAGCACATTCCGGACAAGAGCTTCCAGCTCGTCCGCTACTACGGCTGGTACTCAAACAAGATGCGCGGCCAGCGCGACAAGCGCACCGCCGAAGAGGCCAAAGGCGCGGGCCTGGGCGTGCAGGTCATCGACGTGTCCGAACACAAGCCCCGCCGCATCCCCTCGGCCAAGTGGCGCGAGCTCATCAAGAAGGTGTGGGAAGCCGATCCGCTCCTCTGCCCAAAGTGCCAGAAAGAAATGCGCATCGTGGCCCTCATCAACGAACGCGACGTGATCGAGCGCATCCTCCGTCACCTGGGCCTGTGGCAGCAGGGCGTGCGCGTGTCGCCGGCGAGGGCGCCGCCTGAGATTGCCGAATGGGTCATCGAGCCCTGCTACGATGACCCATTCCCCGACTACGACACCGAGCCCGTGATGATATACGCGAACGCCTGA